A window of Herpetosiphonaceae bacterium genomic DNA:
CGTTAGGCACCGGGCAGAGCGTGCAGGGCAGCGCGCGACTTGTCACGGTCGGCACGGGTAATCCTACCGCAGTGCCGGTCACGCCCACGGCGACCAGGCTCCCGGCCACGACGATCCCGACGAGAGTGCCGGGCACGACGATCCCGACGAGAGTGCCGGGTACGGCGGTCCCGACGAGAGTGCCGGCAACCGCAGTGCCCACGTCGCCGCCGAACAATCCGCAGCCGACGTCGCCGCCGAACAATCCGCAGCCGACATCGCCGCCGAACAATCCGCAGCCGACATCGCCGCCGAATAACCCGCAGCCGACGTCGCCGCCGAACAATCCGCAGCCAACTGCTGTGCCGTCGTCCTCGCCTGCGCCGAGCGCATCGCCCGCGCCGTCCGCTAAGCCGCAGCCAACGGCCAAGCCGACGACCAGGCCAGCCAATCCGACGGCTAAGCCAGGCAGCCCGACGAATCCGACGGCCAAACCGGCTAATCCGACGAGTCCGCCTGCCGGTAGCGGCACCGCGCAGAAGCCGCCGGCTACTTCAGGCGGGCGTCAGCCGCAGCCTCAGGCTCCAACGGCGACGCCAGGCCCGACGCTGCCGCCGGTGACGACGCCGGAGCCGGGCAAGCCCTCGATCCGCTTCAATAAGAAGAGCGACTGGGGCCAGGTGTTCGTGGGCGATACGTTCGAGTACGTGATCACGCTCCAGAACGCAGGTCAGGCCGCTGGCGGCTCATCGCCGATGATGGCACCCGCTGGCAGCACCAAGCTCGAAGCGATGCGCAATATCCAGCCGCTCAAGAACGTCGTGATCGGCGATGACATCAATCCCGCGTTCGAGGTGCTGGAAGCGACCGGCGAAGGTCTGACCGTCAGGGTCAGCGGCCAGAGGATCGAGGCTCTTCGCTCGACGCTGGCCGGTGGCGAAGAGGTCAAGGTCCGCGTCAAGGTCCGCGCGCGCTCCCGCGACGTGCTGCCCGTGACGATCAGCAACCAGGCGACGCTGCTCTACGATGGTCTTCCGCATAACGTCTTCTCCAACATCGTGGACATCGTCGTCGCGGCCAAGAACGCGCCAACGCCGACCGCGCCGCCCACCAACACGGCGACCGCCGGGTCGACTCTGCCAAGGGCCGCCGGTGGCTCGCCGCCGGATGTGCCGCAGCCCGCGCCGCCGGAAGAACTCGGCAATAAGCTGCCGAATACCAGCGGAGGCGTCCCGCTCTCTGGTCTGGTGCTGCTGGGCCTGACGCTGCTGCTGCATAGCGTTCGCGTCCACCGCTCCCGCGTGCGCATCTAGCCATCCGGCAATCGGTGGTAGAATCGAGACAGGCTGAGGTCGATCCTCAGCCTGTTCTTGTTGGAGCGTCCTGTGCCAATTGTGCTACATCCGTTCTTCACGCACTTCCCGATCGCGCTGCTGCTGCTGAATCTTGCCCTGACGCTCATGTACACGCGCCGCGCCGATCCCTTCTGGGAGCGCAGCGCCTATGGCGCGCTGGTGATCGGCTGGTGGGGCCTGCTCGCGGCGATGCTGACGGGCACGCTCGACGTTGCGCTCAACTGGCCGCTCCGCGAGGATGCCATCGGCTGGATCAACGCCCACGCCGCGCTGAGTCTCCTTCTGGTGCTGATCTACGGCCAGGCGCTGCTGCGTCGGCGGCGCGACCCTGCGGTGCTGACGGGGCCGCAGCGTCGGGGCTACCTGCGCCTGCTGATCGTCGGGGCGATCTTCCTGCTCGTCTCCGGCTGGATTGGCGGGCATCTGGTCTATGGCCTGGGCTTTGGCGTGAGAGGCTAGGAGAAGAACAAGGGAACAAAGAACAAGGGAACAAAAGATCAAGAGAACAACGCGAGCACCAAT
This region includes:
- a CDS encoding DUF2231 domain-containing protein, translating into MPIVLHPFFTHFPIALLLLNLALTLMYTRRADPFWERSAYGALVIGWWGLLAAMLTGTLDVALNWPLREDAIGWINAHAALSLLLVLIYGQALLRRRRDPAVLTGPQRRGYLRLLIVGAIFLLVSGWIGGHLVYGLGFGVRG